From one Henriciella marina DSM 19595 genomic stretch:
- a CDS encoding VWA domain-containing protein produces MILKLLKTLVSTAGLISLAACGAITSNSKAVFMLVDASGTYVREVPDAVVTAKLLTSKLNSSDMFAFGEIGSCSFSDNSLVVRRTLPGTPSEAAYAKQSVFESLEAYGESVQATDWTDIRGGLRYAATELEQSDQATKIIVIVSDLVEDVSPNCDTSALQLDLEGITVIATNVTRSEREASDPDAYFRRLEEWQALVEDAGGTWVHANSRDRLLEYIF; encoded by the coding sequence ATGATCTTGAAGCTACTGAAGACACTGGTGTCCACCGCTGGCCTGATATCGCTGGCGGCCTGCGGCGCCATCACGTCGAACTCCAAGGCGGTCTTCATGCTGGTCGACGCGTCGGGCACCTATGTGCGTGAAGTGCCGGACGCTGTGGTGACGGCCAAGCTGCTGACGTCCAAGCTGAACTCCAGCGACATGTTTGCCTTCGGCGAGATCGGCTCGTGCAGCTTCTCTGACAACAGCCTCGTTGTTCGCCGCACCTTGCCCGGTACGCCGAGTGAAGCGGCCTATGCAAAACAGAGCGTCTTCGAGAGCCTCGAAGCCTATGGCGAAAGCGTTCAGGCGACCGATTGGACCGACATTCGCGGCGGGCTGCGCTATGCCGCAACAGAGCTTGAGCAATCGGACCAGGCGACCAAAATAATCGTCATCGTGTCGGATCTGGTCGAAGATGTTTCGCCCAATTGCGATACCAGCGCATTGCAGCTCGACCTTGAAGGGATCACGGTCATCGCGACCAATGTCACCCGGTCTGAACGCGAGGCCTCTGACCCGGACGCCTATTTCCGCCGCCTCGAAGAATGGCAGGCGCTTGTCGAAGACGCTGGCGGAACGTGGGTGCACGCCAATTCACGCGACCGGCTGCTCGAATACATCTTCTGA
- a CDS encoding MFS transporter, whose protein sequence is MTIPALSENKPLRLGSLMLLYAAQGAPEGLLYIAIPAWFASQGVSAEAIGGYIAIILLPWSFKLFNGILMDRYTFAPMGRKRPWLILAQLLLIASLILFAGLGSPADSLYWFAVAGFAVNFAGAFQDVAIDGMAIDILGEEERATANGLMWGGKTLGTAGFAFLTGRLISDEGGHAMAGIVTALFVGIVMVLPLLLRERAGEKLMPWTAGTASAQTEAVQVRRWWPLVRNVLIAMKRPASLALGAGILVAFLAYGLKTAFSPSVAVQELGWDRSLFTDRDATADLIGGLFGVFVSGWLADRIGPLRALGGALIGMALLNLAAVFMWSADGVYFAYLLIYSVLFVLMSVCTYAIAMGQSRGSVAATQFSIFMALLNFGTSIGASQLGWLRGTGGYEAAFAACAGLSALALVFYAVSVAFNRRLETSTVLSDQEMRL, encoded by the coding sequence TTGACCATTCCGGCACTGAGCGAGAACAAACCGCTCAGGCTGGGCAGCCTGATGTTGCTCTATGCAGCGCAGGGTGCGCCGGAAGGTCTTCTCTATATTGCGATCCCGGCCTGGTTCGCCTCGCAAGGCGTCAGCGCCGAAGCGATTGGTGGCTATATCGCGATTATCCTGCTGCCGTGGAGCTTCAAGCTTTTTAACGGCATCCTGATGGACCGCTATACCTTCGCGCCGATGGGCCGGAAGCGGCCATGGCTGATTCTCGCGCAGCTCCTGCTGATCGCCAGCCTGATCTTGTTTGCCGGTCTCGGTTCGCCAGCCGACAGCCTCTACTGGTTTGCGGTCGCAGGCTTTGCCGTGAACTTTGCCGGCGCCTTTCAGGATGTTGCCATCGATGGCATGGCCATCGATATCCTGGGCGAGGAAGAACGGGCCACGGCCAACGGCCTGATGTGGGGTGGCAAGACGCTCGGCACCGCAGGATTTGCCTTTCTGACGGGCCGCCTCATCAGCGATGAAGGCGGCCATGCTATGGCGGGTATCGTCACAGCTCTGTTTGTTGGCATCGTTATGGTGCTGCCGCTCCTCTTGCGAGAGAGGGCAGGGGAGAAACTCATGCCATGGACGGCCGGGACCGCATCAGCACAGACCGAAGCCGTGCAGGTTCGGCGCTGGTGGCCGCTTGTCCGGAATGTGCTCATCGCCATGAAGCGTCCGGCGAGCCTTGCTCTCGGCGCAGGTATCCTGGTCGCATTTCTCGCTTACGGACTGAAAACCGCGTTTTCGCCGAGTGTCGCCGTGCAGGAGCTGGGCTGGGACCGCAGCCTCTTCACCGACCGGGACGCAACAGCTGACCTCATCGGAGGCCTGTTCGGCGTCTTCGTGTCGGGTTGGCTCGCCGACAGGATCGGACCCCTTCGCGCGCTCGGCGGCGCGCTGATCGGCATGGCGCTGCTAAACCTTGCGGCGGTCTTCATGTGGAGCGCAGACGGCGTCTATTTCGCCTATCTCCTGATCTACAGCGTGCTTTTCGTTCTGATGTCGGTCTGCACCTATGCCATCGCCATGGGCCAGTCGCGCGGCAGCGTGGCGGCGACGCAGTTTTCCATCTTCATGGCGCTTTTGAATTTCGGCACGAGTATTGGGGCCAGTCAGCTTGGCTGGCTACGTGGGACGGGCGGCTATGAGGCGGCCTTCGCAGCCTGCGCGGGGCTAAGCGCGCTCGCGCTGGTCTTCTATGCGGTTTCTGTCGCCTTCAACCGGCGGCTCGAAACCTCAACTGTTCTCAGCGACCAGGAAATGCGCTTGTAG
- a CDS encoding quinone-dependent dihydroorotate dehydrogenase produces the protein MALAKIGTRVFRTMPPEAAHNATIRVLKTGIGLPRIDPKRWNTSVTLPNAGLRLANPVGLAAGFDKNAEVFTAMSRFGFGFVECGTVTPRPQAGNAKPRLFRLSEDRAVINRMGFNNEGLEAFTARLRNSARSASPVGANVGANKDSEDRVGDYETGIEAVYPHAQYITINISSPNTPGLRGLQDKGALEELLTRCGEAMDRAHEATATEGKGRKPAFLKVAPDLDDRAIHDIIAVVRGSGSWLSGLIISNTTLERPDTLQSEHKSETGGLSGAPLFDLSTEVLRVFSRELKGEFDLIGAGGIASGADAYAKIRAGAHAVQLYSALVYHGPGLVAEINRDLAERLYADGFTSVEQAVGADFR, from the coding sequence ATGGCCCTCGCGAAGATCGGCACACGCGTTTTTCGGACCATGCCGCCCGAAGCGGCGCACAATGCGACAATCAGGGTGCTGAAGACCGGGATCGGTCTGCCGCGGATCGATCCGAAACGCTGGAATACATCCGTCACCTTGCCGAATGCGGGGCTCCGCCTTGCCAATCCGGTCGGGCTGGCGGCGGGCTTCGACAAGAATGCTGAAGTGTTTACCGCCATGTCGCGGTTCGGTTTCGGCTTTGTTGAATGCGGAACGGTGACGCCGCGCCCACAGGCGGGCAACGCCAAACCGCGCCTCTTCAGGCTGAGCGAGGACCGTGCTGTCATCAATCGTATGGGCTTCAATAATGAAGGTCTTGAGGCGTTCACCGCGCGGCTGCGTAACAGCGCACGGTCGGCCTCTCCGGTTGGTGCAAATGTCGGCGCTAACAAGGACAGCGAGGACCGGGTTGGCGACTATGAGACCGGTATCGAAGCGGTTTACCCGCACGCGCAATATATCACGATCAACATATCATCGCCCAACACGCCGGGACTGCGCGGTCTTCAGGACAAGGGCGCGCTGGAAGAGCTTCTCACCCGCTGCGGCGAGGCGATGGACCGGGCGCATGAGGCGACAGCAACCGAAGGAAAGGGCCGCAAACCGGCATTCCTGAAGGTCGCACCAGATCTCGATGACAGGGCGATCCACGATATTATCGCGGTTGTGCGGGGGTCGGGGAGCTGGCTCTCAGGCCTCATCATCTCGAACACGACGCTGGAGCGGCCTGACACGCTGCAAAGTGAACATAAATCAGAAACCGGTGGGCTTTCGGGTGCGCCGCTTTTCGACCTGTCGACAGAGGTGCTGCGCGTCTTTTCCCGTGAGCTGAAGGGTGAGTTCGATCTCATTGGCGCAGGCGGCATTGCGAGCGGCGCCGACGCCTACGCAAAGATCCGCGCAGGCGCCCACGCGGTCCAGCTCTATTCAGCGCTCGTCTATCACGGGCCGGGCCTCGTCGCAGAGATCAACCGTGACCTTGCCGAACGGCTCTATGCTGACGGCTTTACGTCTGTTGAGCAGGCTGTCGGGGCTGACTTTCGCTGA
- the recQ gene encoding DNA helicase RecQ: MSSMSDLISETAGETPLSLLKRVYGYDAFRGLQDQVIANVMDGRDVLAVLPTGGGKSLCYQIPAILRPGVGLVVSPLIALMADQVDALKALGVRAERLDSSMSQDDKQAALQAARAGEMDMLYVSPEALGSGLANVLAKLDVSIIAIDEAHCVSQWGHDFRPDYRALSRLKQIFSGVPRIAVTATADERTRDDILHELDLTSPEVHVASFDRPNLILGAEPKAGKRADRVASLVKAHKGESGIVYAATRDATETLAESLQRSGLSALAYHAGLDAEVRSERQHRFLLEDGIVMCATVAFGMGVDKPDVRFVIHADPPKTLEAYWQEVGRAGRDGKPAEAYALFGPADMRRSISWTMDSDAAEEVRRVQLTKTRQLFAFLNGTECRRAAVRRYFGEANVEPCGDCDNCQREPGDGFDITKFAQMAVSAVIRCGQRIGRGRLIVHLTGSARDGFDEDLSSLSTYGIGTDLSKQGWNAVFDELLFSGLLAETGDAMRPVLAVPDQDAARALFKGERDVWLRTDPSQRKTARKRAGPSASAVHDLSERDQSLFEALRSWRLETAKEKGVPPYVIFHDRTLAAIAAERPGSSDALRNISGVGEKKAGRYAEDIARIVSEAS; the protein is encoded by the coding sequence ATGTCGTCCATGTCTGACCTGATCTCCGAGACTGCCGGCGAAACACCGCTTTCCCTTCTGAAACGCGTCTATGGCTATGACGCCTTTCGCGGGTTGCAGGACCAGGTCATCGCCAATGTGATGGATGGCCGCGACGTGCTCGCGGTTTTGCCAACCGGTGGCGGCAAGTCGCTCTGTTACCAGATCCCGGCCATCCTCCGCCCCGGTGTGGGCCTTGTCGTCTCGCCGCTGATCGCGCTGATGGCAGATCAAGTCGATGCGTTGAAGGCACTTGGGGTGCGGGCGGAACGGCTCGATTCCTCCATGTCGCAGGACGACAAGCAGGCCGCGCTTCAGGCCGCGCGCGCGGGTGAGATGGACATGCTCTATGTCTCACCGGAAGCGCTCGGCAGCGGGCTCGCAAATGTCCTCGCCAAACTGGACGTCTCGATCATTGCGATCGACGAAGCCCACTGCGTCAGTCAGTGGGGCCATGACTTCCGGCCGGACTACCGTGCGCTCAGCCGTCTCAAGCAGATCTTTTCTGGCGTGCCACGCATCGCGGTCACCGCGACCGCCGATGAGCGCACCCGCGACGATATTTTGCATGAACTGGATCTCACATCGCCAGAGGTTCACGTCGCGAGCTTTGATCGACCGAACCTCATCCTGGGCGCAGAGCCAAAGGCCGGCAAGCGCGCCGACCGGGTGGCAAGCCTGGTTAAAGCGCATAAGGGCGAAAGCGGTATCGTCTATGCGGCGACACGCGATGCGACAGAGACGCTGGCCGAAAGTCTTCAACGCTCGGGTCTCTCGGCGCTTGCCTATCATGCCGGGCTGGATGCGGAGGTCCGTTCTGAGCGGCAGCACCGCTTCCTGCTGGAAGACGGGATCGTCATGTGCGCGACGGTCGCCTTCGGTATGGGCGTCGACAAGCCGGATGTGCGTTTCGTGATCCATGCGGATCCGCCAAAGACCCTGGAGGCTTACTGGCAGGAAGTTGGCCGGGCAGGGCGCGACGGAAAACCAGCCGAAGCCTATGCCCTGTTCGGCCCCGCCGATATGCGCCGCTCGATCAGCTGGACCATGGACAGCGATGCAGCCGAAGAAGTGCGCCGCGTGCAGCTAACGAAGACACGCCAGCTTTTTGCGTTCCTAAATGGAACGGAGTGCCGCCGTGCGGCCGTTCGCCGGTATTTCGGCGAGGCAAATGTCGAGCCATGTGGCGATTGCGACAATTGCCAGCGCGAGCCGGGCGACGGTTTCGACATCACGAAATTCGCACAGATGGCTGTCTCAGCGGTTATCCGTTGCGGACAACGCATCGGGCGTGGCCGGCTCATCGTGCATCTGACGGGGTCGGCCCGTGACGGCTTCGATGAGGACCTGTCCAGTCTCTCTACGTACGGAATTGGAACTGATCTTTCAAAACAGGGCTGGAACGCCGTCTTCGATGAGCTTCTTTTCTCCGGTCTTCTGGCGGAAACGGGTGACGCGATGCGCCCTGTTCTTGCTGTGCCGGATCAGGACGCTGCCCGGGCGCTTTTCAAAGGTGAGCGCGATGTCTGGCTGCGCACCGATCCCAGCCAGCGCAAGACGGCCCGCAAGCGGGCTGGGCCTAGCGCAAGTGCCGTCCATGACCTCTCTGAACGCGACCAGTCCCTATTCGAGGCGCTAAGAAGCTGGCGGCTGGAGACAGCCAAGGAAAAGGGTGTGCCGCCCTATGTCATCTTTCATGACCGCACACTGGCGGCGATTGCGGCTGAACGGCCAGGCTCGTCCGATGCGCTGCGCAATATCAGCGGTGTCGGTGAAAAGAAGGCCGGTCGGTACGCCGAAGACATCGCGCGCATCGTGTCTGAGGCCTCCTAG
- a CDS encoding DUF952 domain-containing protein: protein MMLDTPVYKILSAQDDERARKLGHSDTDLDARDGYVHLSSKDQVAETLRLHYAGQHGVRLYEFSAEKLGGDVKWEESRGGDLFPHLYGTLRLSAAQRQWTLETSDQGSPVLPEELR from the coding sequence ATGATGCTCGATACACCTGTCTATAAAATCCTCAGCGCCCAGGATGATGAGCGCGCCCGAAAGCTCGGTCATAGTGATACCGACCTCGATGCGCGCGATGGCTATGTCCACCTTTCGTCGAAAGACCAGGTCGCAGAGACCCTGCGGCTCCACTATGCGGGCCAGCACGGCGTACGCCTTTATGAATTCTCGGCGGAAAAGCTTGGCGGCGATGTGAAATGGGAGGAATCGCGCGGCGGTGATCTCTTCCCGCACCTCTATGGCACGCTGCGGCTTTCAGCGGCGCAGCGCCAGTGGACGCTGGAAACGAGCGATCAGGGAAGCCCCGTCCTGCCAGAGGAGCTGCGCTGA
- a CDS encoding carbon-nitrogen hydrolase family protein, with translation MPSERTKASVVVRNATLDDVPAIAALVLKVYGRPADGYTPGMLRGQISSFPEGQFLVEYDGDVVGYAASFIVGEDLALQPHDWIEITGNGYAARHDPEGDWLYGMEVCVDPEIRRTRIGQRLYNARQQLCEEWELKGIVFGGRMPGWKRKRKQYPDPEDYVEAVRAQKITDPVIRYHLRAGFEPIGVLRNYLDEDTDSGGHATHMVWRNPYEVDARPTSKVSYTTKERVRVGTVQVQMRAVKSFEEFMSNVEYFVDVCSDRRADFVVFPELFTLQLLAFEKRKLRPAESIEALTKYTPRFVEEMRELAISYNINIIGGSHPTRTEDGDIQNVAYVFLRDGSVHAQEKIHPTPDERHWWNIKGGDSVDVIPTDCGPIGVLICYDSEFPELARRLTDEGARILFTPFCTDSRQGYLRVRYCCHARCIENQLYVVTSGCTGNLPNVENMDINYAQSAILTPCDYPFAREGIAAEIAENVEAVVMADLDMSDLSYARSQGTVRNLRDRRFDLYRVAWKHGG, from the coding sequence ATGCCCAGCGAAAGAACCAAGGCGTCCGTTGTTGTGCGCAACGCAACGCTGGACGATGTGCCGGCGATTGCGGCGCTCGTGCTGAAAGTCTACGGGCGGCCGGCCGATGGTTATACGCCGGGCATGCTGCGCGGACAGATTTCTTCGTTTCCTGAAGGCCAGTTCCTCGTCGAGTATGACGGCGATGTTGTGGGTTACGCCGCCAGTTTCATCGTCGGAGAGGATCTCGCGCTCCAGCCGCATGACTGGATCGAGATCACGGGCAATGGTTATGCGGCCCGCCACGACCCGGAAGGCGACTGGCTCTACGGCATGGAGGTCTGTGTCGACCCGGAGATCCGCCGCACCCGGATCGGTCAGCGTCTCTACAATGCGCGCCAGCAGCTCTGTGAAGAGTGGGAGCTGAAAGGCATCGTCTTTGGCGGGCGCATGCCGGGCTGGAAGCGCAAGCGCAAACAGTATCCAGACCCTGAGGATTACGTCGAAGCGGTCCGCGCGCAGAAGATCACTGATCCGGTTATCCGCTACCATCTGCGTGCCGGCTTTGAGCCGATTGGGGTGCTGCGCAACTATCTCGATGAGGACACCGATAGCGGCGGCCATGCCACCCATATGGTCTGGCGTAATCCTTATGAGGTCGACGCCCGGCCGACCAGCAAAGTGTCCTATACGACCAAGGAACGCGTTCGCGTCGGTACCGTGCAGGTCCAGATGCGCGCGGTAAAAAGCTTTGAAGAGTTCATGAGCAATGTCGAGTATTTCGTCGATGTCTGCTCGGACCGGCGCGCCGATTTCGTCGTCTTCCCGGAATTGTTCACGCTGCAATTGCTGGCTTTCGAGAAGCGCAAGCTGCGTCCGGCCGAATCCATTGAGGCGCTGACCAAGTACACGCCGCGTTTCGTCGAGGAAATGCGCGAGCTCGCAATCTCCTACAATATCAACATCATAGGCGGCTCTCACCCGACCCGCACCGAGGATGGCGACATCCAGAACGTCGCTTATGTCTTCCTCCGCGATGGCTCTGTTCATGCGCAGGAGAAGATCCACCCGACGCCGGATGAGCGCCATTGGTGGAACATCAAGGGCGGCGACAGCGTCGATGTGATCCCGACAGATTGCGGCCCCATCGGCGTGCTGATCTGCTACGATTCCGAGTTTCCAGAGCTTGCTCGCCGCTTGACCGATGAGGGCGCGCGCATCCTGTTTACGCCGTTCTGTACCGACAGCCGCCAGGGCTATCTGCGGGTGCGCTATTGTTGTCATGCGCGTTGTATCGAGAACCAGCTCTACGTCGTCACATCGGGGTGCACGGGTAACCTGCCAAATGTCGAGAATATGGACATCAACTATGCCCAGTCCGCTATTCTGACGCCGTGCGACTATCCCTTCGCCCGCGAAGGGATCGCCGCAGAGATCGCCGAAAATGTCGAAGCCGTTGTCATGGCAGATCTTGATATGTCCGATCTCTCTTACGCGCGCTCTCAAGGCACGGTCCGCAATCTCAGGGACAGGCGGTTCGATCTCTACCGGGTCGCCTGGAAGCACGGCGGTTGA
- a CDS encoding histone deacetylase family protein codes for MALPIVHHPDYDAESVPDGHRFPMRKYSLLAELLRDRGERFAVPAHAPERWLHLAHDPAYVTAVLTSSVDAKTARRIGFEMTPAIAARTRASVGGTCLAARLAVQHGAAVNLAGGSHHASYEGGAGFCVFNDVAVAARVALEEGLCRKVAVIDCDVHHGDGTALIFKGDPNVFTASLHCEQNWPREKPPSDLDLGLAKGAGDNDYLAALDGFIADLFAQAAPDLVFYNAGVDPHESDRLGLLSLTDDGLRERDRRVAEACASRGIPVVGVLGGGYEKDASAVARRHSFMVDALAAAAAPRATYALSSPH; via the coding sequence ATGGCGCTGCCGATTGTTCATCACCCAGACTATGACGCCGAGAGCGTGCCGGACGGTCACCGCTTCCCAATGCGCAAATACTCGCTTCTGGCTGAGCTGCTGCGTGATCGCGGTGAGCGCTTTGCCGTGCCGGCCCATGCGCCTGAGCGCTGGCTGCATCTGGCGCACGACCCGGCCTATGTCACGGCGGTCCTCACCTCATCGGTCGATGCGAAGACCGCGCGCCGGATCGGGTTTGAGATGACGCCTGCGATTGCGGCGCGGACGCGGGCATCTGTCGGCGGGACGTGTCTGGCCGCCCGGCTGGCAGTCCAGCATGGCGCAGCGGTCAATCTTGCGGGTGGCAGTCACCATGCGAGCTATGAAGGCGGGGCGGGGTTCTGCGTTTTCAATGATGTGGCGGTTGCCGCACGTGTCGCGCTGGAAGAGGGGCTTTGCCGCAAGGTGGCGGTGATCGACTGCGATGTGCATCATGGCGACGGGACGGCCCTGATCTTCAAGGGCGACCCAAATGTCTTCACCGCGTCGCTTCACTGCGAGCAGAACTGGCCGCGCGAGAAGCCGCCCTCCGACCTCGATCTCGGTCTGGCCAAGGGGGCGGGCGATAATGACTATCTAGCTGCGCTGGATGGTTTCATCGCCGATTTGTTCGCGCAGGCCGCCCCCGATCTTGTCTTCTACAATGCCGGCGTCGATCCGCATGAAAGCGACCGGCTGGGCCTTCTCAGCCTGACCGATGACGGTCTTCGCGAACGCGACAGACGTGTGGCAGAGGCTTGCGCCTCACGAGGCATTCCGGTCGTCGGCGTGCTTGGCGGCGGGTATGAGAAGGACGCGTCTGCGGTGGCCCGCCGGCACAGTTTCATGGTCGATGCACTGGCAGCTGCCGCTGCGCCCCGCGCGACCTACGCCTTGTCTTCGCCTCATTGA
- a CDS encoding LysR family transcriptional regulator — translation MDWDKLKSFHAAAEAGSLTAAGERLGISQSAVSRQISALEEQLGVSLFQRHARGLVLTDSGHTLHRSTMDMASAAQTANAALRDQQDVAQGDLVVTAPVAFGSTWLVPRLGNFLGSNPGMRIDLRLDDGETYDLLKLEAECAIRLWAADKSDLIQRKLGTVATNLYASPEYLKSHGTPRTPQDLDNHRIIGYGTENTPLDAMSWAQRVGRDDTLPRKATLQVRNVPAMLRAVEAGIGIADLPDYMASAVPKLVRVLPEHTGPTFDLFFIYPSDLKRSKRIAVFRDFLTAEVEAIKRDNPQLRVS, via the coding sequence ATGGACTGGGATAAGCTCAAATCTTTCCACGCTGCAGCAGAAGCTGGCAGCCTGACAGCCGCGGGCGAACGCCTCGGCATTTCGCAGTCGGCTGTCTCGCGCCAGATCTCTGCGCTTGAGGAACAGCTCGGTGTCTCGCTCTTTCAGCGGCATGCGCGCGGGCTGGTCCTCACGGACTCAGGCCATACGCTTCATCGCTCCACCATGGACATGGCGTCTGCGGCCCAGACAGCCAATGCGGCGCTTCGCGACCAGCAGGATGTGGCGCAGGGGGACCTGGTTGTGACAGCGCCCGTCGCCTTCGGATCGACCTGGCTCGTGCCGCGCCTCGGCAACTTTCTCGGCTCAAATCCCGGCATGCGGATCGACCTGCGCCTTGATGATGGCGAGACCTATGATCTTCTGAAGCTGGAGGCCGAATGCGCCATCCGGCTGTGGGCGGCCGACAAGTCGGACCTCATTCAGCGCAAGCTCGGCACGGTCGCCACCAATCTCTACGCGTCGCCGGAATACCTCAAATCACACGGCACGCCGCGCACACCGCAGGACCTCGATAATCACCGCATCATCGGCTACGGCACCGAGAATACGCCGCTCGACGCGATGAGCTGGGCCCAGCGGGTCGGGCGAGATGACACGCTGCCGCGCAAGGCAACGCTGCAGGTGCGGAATGTCCCGGCCATGCTGCGCGCGGTCGAAGCCGGAATCGGGATTGCCGACCTGCCAGACTATATGGCGAGCGCCGTGCCCAAGCTCGTCCGGGTACTGCCAGAGCATACGGGTCCGACCTTCGATCTTTTCTTTATCTATCCAAGCGACCTCAAACGCTCGAAGCGAATCGCTGTGTTCCGCGACTTCCTGACCGCCGAGGTCGAGGCGATCAAGCGCGACAATCCGCAACTTCGCGTAAGCTAA
- a CDS encoding MATE family efflux transporter — translation MSDAQLTRSKVLSLAVPVMLAQAATASTGIVDTAVMGLYGTKFDLGAVGVAAVVMNFLYWAFGFLRMSTTGLTAQANGSGDRLEVQTVLQRALLLGGALGLAILILSPLIQLVVFRPFEAGSEVKSLARDYFTARVWGAPAVLMGYGITGWLLGTGRTGQLLAFQIVMNGTNAALDIWFVAGLGWGPAGIGAGTAIAEWVALAFGLVIVRKGFTRSGTLLDREMLAALINANRDILIRTLALLFSFAWFVNSGASLGTATLAGNEVLLQFVSVSAFVLDGFAFVAEKEIGEAYGARSRARLMRAMRLTSEIALGFAALISIAYFVGGGWLIQNFVADDEARAVALTYLPYCAAVPIIGLACWQLDGFFLGATQGKALRNAGVVAAVLYVGADVLLKDQFGNSGVWIAFLTMYVWRAGALGVYLPSMIRKISESQPRQPAQQT, via the coding sequence ATGTCCGACGCGCAGCTCACCCGTTCGAAAGTTCTGTCCCTGGCCGTGCCTGTCATGCTGGCGCAGGCAGCGACGGCCTCAACGGGCATCGTCGATACGGCCGTGATGGGGCTCTATGGCACCAAATTCGACCTTGGCGCTGTCGGTGTTGCCGCCGTGGTGATGAACTTCCTCTACTGGGCGTTTGGCTTCCTGCGCATGTCGACGACAGGTCTGACGGCGCAGGCCAATGGCAGCGGTGACCGGCTGGAAGTCCAGACGGTGCTTCAACGCGCGCTCCTGCTGGGCGGCGCGCTCGGGCTCGCGATCCTGATCCTTTCGCCGCTTATCCAGCTTGTTGTTTTTCGCCCGTTTGAAGCTGGCAGCGAAGTCAAATCTCTGGCGCGCGACTATTTCACTGCACGGGTCTGGGGCGCGCCAGCCGTACTGATGGGCTATGGCATTACGGGCTGGTTGCTGGGCACAGGCCGCACAGGCCAGCTTCTCGCCTTTCAGATCGTGATGAACGGCACCAATGCCGCGCTGGATATCTGGTTTGTCGCAGGCCTTGGCTGGGGCCCTGCGGGAATTGGCGCAGGCACGGCGATCGCCGAATGGGTGGCCCTCGCATTCGGCCTCGTCATCGTGCGCAAGGGCTTCACCCGGTCTGGCACGCTGCTGGACCGCGAGATGCTGGCCGCGCTGATCAATGCCAATCGCGACATCCTGATCCGAACGCTGGCGCTGCTTTTCAGCTTTGCCTGGTTCGTCAATTCCGGCGCGAGCCTCGGCACGGCCACCCTGGCCGGAAATGAGGTGCTGCTGCAGTTCGTGTCAGTCTCAGCCTTCGTGCTGGATGGGTTTGCCTTCGTCGCCGAAAAGGAGATCGGTGAGGCCTATGGCGCGCGCAGCCGGGCCCGTCTGATGCGGGCGATGCGGCTGACGAGCGAGATCGCGCTCGGTTTTGCCGCGCTGATCAGCATCGCCTATTTCGTCGGCGGTGGATGGCTGATCCAGAATTTCGTTGCCGACGACGAAGCCCGCGCTGTGGCGCTCACCTATCTGCCATACTGCGCCGCCGTCCCGATCATCGGGCTCGCCTGCTGGCAGCTTGATGGCTTTTTCCTTGGCGCGACGCAGGGCAAGGCCCTTCGCAATGCAGGCGTTGTGGCGGCAGTGCTATATGTTGGCGCTGACGTGCTTCTGAAAGACCAGTTCGGCAATTCAGGCGTCTGGATCGCCTTCCTCACCATGTATGTCTGGCGGGCAGGCGCGCTCGGTGTCTACCTGCCATCGATGATCAGAAAGATCAGCGAAAGTCAGCCCCGACAGCCTGCTCAACAGACGTAA
- a CDS encoding S24 family peptidase: protein MRHGDVWKGIDLLAEKNGLSASGLARQAGLDPTSFNPSKRQARDGRPRWPSTESISRALDAVGAGMDDFAALIEGRRGATAPLIGLAQAGADGFFDDGGFPIGGGWDEVRFPGLGGEPVYALEITGDSMEPAYREGDRIVVSPGAQVRKGDRVVAKTQDGEVMAKVLGRQTETQVELISLNPDHPVRTLKPSQISWIARILWVSQ, encoded by the coding sequence ATGCGCCACGGCGACGTCTGGAAAGGCATTGATCTTCTGGCTGAGAAGAACGGTCTCAGCGCCTCGGGCCTTGCCCGTCAGGCCGGTCTCGACCCGACCAGTTTCAACCCGTCCAAACGACAGGCCCGCGATGGCCGCCCGCGCTGGCCATCGACCGAAAGCATCTCCCGCGCGCTCGATGCCGTCGGGGCCGGGATGGATGATTTCGCTGCGCTTATCGAAGGGCGCCGAGGGGCGACAGCGCCCCTGATCGGCCTTGCGCAGGCTGGCGCTGACGGCTTTTTCGATGATGGCGGATTCCCGATCGGCGGCGGCTGGGATGAGGTTCGCTTCCCCGGCCTTGGCGGCGAGCCTGTCTATGCGCTCGAGATTACCGGCGACAGTATGGAGCCAGCCTATCGCGAGGGAGACCGTATCGTCGTGTCCCCGGGCGCACAGGTTCGAAAAGGTGACCGGGTCGTCGCGAAGACGCAGGATGGCGAGGTGATGGCCAAGGTGCTCGGCCGCCAGACAGAGACCCAGGTTGAGCTCATATCCCTCAATCCAGACCATCCGGTACGGACGCTGAAACCGTCACAAATCAGCTGGATCGCACGCATTTTGTGGGTTAGTCAGTAA